From the Deinococcus gobiensis I-0 genome, the window GGACGCCGCCGCCGCCCGCGAGTCGCTGGCCGCCGACCGTCAGGCGACCCGCCGCGAGCGCGAGGACCTGGGCCGCGAGATCGAGCGTCTGGGCCGCCGCGCCGAGCAGCTTGACGCCCGCAGCGACAAGCTCGACACCCTCGAAGAGCGCCTGGAGGCCGGGCTACGCGGCGTGCAGGCGCAGGAGGCCGAGGTGCAGGGCCGCCTCAAGCAGGCCGACCACCGCCTCTATGAGATCGCCGCCCTGAGCCCCGAGGCCGCCCGCGACCAGATCCTCACCCGACTCGACGCCGAGCTGGAGGAGGAAAAGGCCATCCGCGTCAAGGCCATGACCGACCGCGCGGCGCAGGAGGCCCGCCGCAGCGCCCGCAGCATCATCGCCCAGGCCATCCAGCGCAGCGCCTCGGAGACGAGCGCGCAGCTCAGCGTGTCGGTGGTGCCCATTCCCAGCGACGCCATGAAGGGCCGCCTGATCGGGCGCGAGGGCCGCAACATCCGCGCCTTCGAGGCCCTGACCGGCGTGGACCTCATCATCGACGACACGCCCGAGGCCGTGATCCTCTCCAGCTTCAACCCGGTGCGGCGCGAGGTCGCCAAGCACGTCCTGGACGCGCTGGTGGCCGACGGACGCATCCACCCCACCCGCATCGAGGAGATGGTCCACAAGGCCCAGGAGGAGATGAAGACCTTCATCCACGGCCAGGGAGAGGAAGCGGCCATCGAGTCGGGCGTGGTGGGCCTCAAGCCGGGGCTGGTACAGCTGCTGGGGCGCATGTACTTCCGCAGCTCGTACCAGCAGAACGTCCTGAAACACAGCGTGCAGGTCGCGCATCTCACCGGCATCATGGCGGGCGAGCTGGGCCTGGACGAGGCGCTGGCCCGCCGCGCCGGGCTGCTGCACGACGTGGGCAAGAGCATCGACCGCGAGATCGACGGCACCCACGTCGAGATCGGCATCAACCTCGCCCGGCGTTTCGGCGAGGGGCCGGCCGTCATCGACGCCATCGCCCACCACCACGACCCCGAGAACGGCGAGACGCTGTACTCGGTGCTCGTGGCCGCCGCCGACGCCATCAGCGCGTCACGGCCCGGCGCGCGGCGCGAGGAGCTCGAATCCTACGTGCGCCGCCTGGAGCAGCTCGAACAGATCGCAGTATCGTTTCCCGGCGTGCAGCAGGCCTACGCCATCCAGGCCGGGCGCGAGGTGCGCGTGGTCGTGCAGCCCGAGAAGGTCACCGACGCCCAGGCCACGCTGCTCGCCCGCGAGATCGCCGCGCGGGTCGAGCAGGACATGGAATACCCCGGTCAGGTGCAGGTGACGGTCGTGCGCGAGAGCCGCGCGGTGGACATCGCCCGCTGAGGGCCGTCCTCCTCCCCTGTGCCGGCGGCCTCCCTGGGTGGGGGCCGCCGGGCCTTTGGGCCTCCCCCGTTTCTTAAGGCCCCTCAGGCTCTCATCAAAGGGGCGTCAGCTTGGGGGGCTATGGTGCGCAGACATCCGCAGGCCGCCATTGTCGGCCGCAGCCCAAAAGACCCTCTCAAGGATTGGATAGACTCGACGATGATGAAACGCCCCCTCCTGCTTCTGAGCGCGCTGCTCGCCCTGTGCCCCCCGGCACTGGGCCTGAAGCTGACGGTCCGGGACCCGGAGTTGCAGACCTCGCTCGGGTACGGCGAGAGCAGCGGCGGCAAGTTCAACGTGAAACTCGTGGCCGACTACGAAGGCCCGGTCGTGGTGCTGTTCTCGCAGAGCGACGACGAGAAGTCGCGCGGCCTGTTTCCCGGCCTCAAGAACAGCTACGACGGCGTGCTGCGCGGCGGCCAGCTCTTCCTGAACTCCGACGTGGCGGCGTCCAGTACCAAAATGCAGGCCCCCGCGGCGGCCCCTTCCCTCCGGAGTATGAGCGTTCCGGCAACCGGCACTTCACTGGGACGCTTCCTGCAACCCTTCAAATTGACGGTGTCGCTTCAGACCACCGGTCAGAGCGGCAGCCCGGTCGAGCTGCTGCTGCGCGCAGGCCGCTGAACCCCTGACCCACCGGGCAGGCGTTCCGCAGGGGCCTGCGCCTGTCGCGCCCACGCCGCACGACCCGCCCCAAAGGAGACTGACATGCTCGCGCAGATTCTCGTCGTCGAGGACGACCCGCACCTCGGGCCACTGCTCAAGGAATATCTTTCGGCCGATTATCAGGTCTACCACGCCGCCACCCTCAAGGACGCCCAGGCCTGGCTCGGCACGCACAGCGCCCAGCTCATCCTGCTCGACCTGAACCTGCCCGACGGCGACGGTCTGGACCTCGTGCAGGCCCTGCGGCAGTACAGCTCGACGCCGGTACTCGTGCTCTCGGCGCGCAGCGGCGTGCAGGAACGGGTCGCGGGCCTGAACGCCGGGGCCGACGATTACCTCACCAAGCCTTTCGCCATGCCGGAACTCGACGCGCGCATCACGGCGCTGCTGCGGCGCACCGCCGCCGGGACCGGCGTGAACCTGGGTAACACTAGCCTGTCCACCAGCAGCCTGCTGCTCACCGTGAACGACAAGAACGTGAACCTCACCGAACACGAGGCGCGCATCCTGGAACTCATGATGCGCACGCCCGAGCGGGTCTTCTCGCGCGCGGACATCGAGTCGCACCTCTACGGCTGGGAGACGCCCAACAGCAACTCGGTCGAGGTCCGCATCTCGCAGCTGCGCAAGAAGCTCGAGAGTGCCGGCTCGGACCTGAGAATCCGGACCATCCGCAACGTCGGCTACGTCCTCCAGGTCTGAGGCCCAGGTGACCCCCCCAGGCCCCGAGTCGGGCGGGCAGGCGCGGCCCCGCGCCCGGGTGATGACGCCCGGCGCGGGGCTGTATTCGGCGCGGGTGGCGTGGCGGCACAGCCTGCGCTTCCGGCTGGCGCTGGTGTATACGCTCGCGACCCTGGTGATCGTCACGGTGATCGGGGTCGGCATGGTCCTGTACCTGCTGGGTCAGATGGACCGGCAGTTCCAGCAGCGCCTCAACGAGCGGGCCGAGGTCATCGCCGAGGGGTTCAAGAACCCGCAGACCAACCTGGGCAAGCCTGCGCAGCCCACCAGCGGCTACACGGCCATCCTGGACCTGAGCGGCAATATCCAGGCGGTCAGTCCGGCCTTGCAGGTGGCGAACGGTCCGCAGCTCACGCGGGGGCAGCCCTTTCCGTACCTGAACCGCCGGCCCCTGGAGATTCAGGGGATTCCCATGCGCGCCGCCGTCCGGCGGGCGGGCGACTTCGGGACCGTCTGGGTGGCGCTGTCGGAGGAGGACGTGCGCGCCGCCCGCACGAGCGCCCTGAGCGCCCTGCTGCTCGCGCTGGCGGTCACGCCCCTGCTCATGCTGCTGCTGGGCTGGTGGGGGGGGCGCCGGGCCCTGGCCGGTCTGGGGCAGGCCGCCGACCTCGCCGACCGCATCGACCCGACACGCAGCCTCGCCACGCTGCCGCTGCCCCGGCAGGAGGACGAGGTCCACCGCCTGCTCGCGGCCATCAACCGCCTTCTGGTGAGGATCGAGGCCGGACAGGCCCGCGAAAAGCAGCTGCTCGGCCAGATCGTCCACGAACTGGGCGCGCCCCTGACCGTGCTCAGGGCCTCGCTGTCGCGGGCCGGCGACCGGACCGGTGACCCCGAGGTCCTGCGGGCCGCGCTCGTGGCCGACGAGCTGACCTTCACGACCCAGGACCTCATGCAGATGGCGCGCGGGCAGCTGGAGATGAAACTGGCGTGGCACTACATCCCCGCCCGCACGTTGCAGGGCCGCCTCGACCGGCTGGTGCCCGGCACGACCTTCGAGGGCGACTGGGAGGCCGGCATCCTGTGCGACCCCGACCGCCTGACCCAGGCGCTGCGCAACCTGCTCGCCAACGCGCGGCGGGCGGCCGGGCCGCAGGGCAGCGTGACCCTCACCCTGGCCGAGACGCCCGAGGAGGTGCGTTTCACCGTGCGCGACACCGGCCCTGGCCTGCCGACCGAGCTGGGCGAGCGCATCTTCGACCCCTTCGTGAGCGGGTCGGGCAGTTCGGGCCTGGGCCTGAGCGTCTCGCGCCAGATCGCGGTCATGCACGGCGGCTCGCTGTCGGGCAGCAACCCCCCCGGCGGGGGCGCACAGTTCGTGCTGACGGTACCCGGCGCGGCCCTGGGCGACGAGGACGACGGCGGGCCCGGCGACGACCTGGAGGACGACGGACCCGGCGACGGCCCTCCCCCAGGGCCCCCCCATGGCCGGACGCCGGACGACCCCCTGCCGGAAGAAAGCCGTGAGGCGGCCTCCCCTACCCTGCGGGGGTGACGCGCCGCGCTGCCCCGCCCGCCCCCGAGCTGTTCCCGTCCCCGGACCCGGCCGAGCTGCTCGCGCTGCTGACCCTGCGCTTCACGCCGCAGCTCGGTCCCCGGCGTACCGAGGCCCTGCGCCGCCACTTCGGTACGGCCCGCGCGGCCCTGGGGGCGTCCCTGGCCGAGCGGCGCGCCGTGCCCGGTCTGGACGCCCGCAGCCTCGCGGCCATCGGCACCCCAAAGCCGGCCGAGCAGGCCCAGGCCGAACTGGAGAAGGCCGCCGGAGCGGGCGTAAGGGTGCTGGGCCGGGGTCTGGCGGGCTACCCCGAGGCCCTCGACGCGCTGGGCGACCCGCCCGCGGTGCTGTGGGTACGCGGCGAATGGCCCGAATTTCCGGCGGTGCCCCGCGCGCTGGGCGTCGTGGGCACCCGCGCGGTCAGTCCCTCTGCCCGCTCGCTGACCCGCCAGATTTCGGCCGACCTCGCGCGGGCCGGCGTGCTGGTGGTCAGCGGACTGGCGCGCGGCGTGGACACCGAGGCCCACTCGGCGGCGGTGGAGGCGGGCGGCCCCAGCGTGGCCGTGCTGGGCAGCGCCGTGGACCACATCTATCCCAGCGAGAACGTCCCGCTGTCGCGGCAGCTCACCCTGGTCAGCGAGTACCCGCTGGGCACGCCGCCCGCCCAGCACCACTTTCCGACCCGCAACCGCCTCATCGCGGCGCTGTCGGCCGGGTCGCTGATCGTGGAGGGCGAGCTGAAGTCGGGGTCCATGATTACGGCGACGCACGCGCTGGACTGTGGCCGCACCGTATTCGCCGTGCCGGGCCGCGCCGGAGACCCCCGCGCCGCCGGGCCACACCGCCTGCTGCGGGAGGGCGCCGTCCTGACCGAGTCGGCGCAGGACATTCTCGACGAGCTGGGCTGGGGAACGGCCCCCGCCGCGCCGCAGCTCGACCTGCCGCCCGAGCAGACGCGGGTGCTCGCGTCCCTGACCCGGCCCACCACCCTGGACGACCTCCAGACCCAGGTGCGTCTACCCCTGCCCGACCTCCAGACCGCGCTGGTGATGCTTCAGCTCATGGGCCTGGTCGAGGAGGCCGGGGGGCGCTGGGCGAGGCGCTGAGCCGGCCCGGCCCTGACCTTACTCGTGACCCGTGCCGGTCACGCCCGCCCGGGTCACGAGGCCCTGCTCGCTGGCCGTGTCGGCTTCCCGCACGGCCGTCGTCCCGTCGGCATGACGCGCTTCGCCCAGGTCGGCCGTCTCCTGAACCGGGGTGCCGCCGGCGTCCAGCACCTCGTCGTCTGTGGTGAGCACCGAGTCGATCTGCTCACGCCTGGCCTTGGCCTCCTGCTCGGGGGTGTCTGCGGTGATACCGGTCAGGCCGCCCGTCGCCGTCGTTCCGTCACTGGTCATGTACCGAGTCTGCGGGGCCCACAGGCCCACACAGGCGGGGGCGGCATGAAGGCCCGTTGAGCCTTTGCCGGGCTTCTAGACCACCGGGTCAGCCGTGCTGCGGCCCGAACTCCTTCTCGATGTCCACGCGGGGAGGGCCCTCCACCCGCACCCCTTCCCGCGCCGGATCGTTCAGGCCGGCCAACACCTCCCGCACCCCGACCCGGAGGTCGCCGGCCGTGCCTGCCGTCTGCGCCGTCGCGGGGTCCAGGACCAGCCGCCAGCCGCCGCCGGGCCAGGCCGCCGCCACCTCCAGCGGCTCGCCCCGGTTCAGGGCGGCGAGTTCCAGGTCGTCGAGGCGCGCGCGCAGCCCCCGGCTCGTCAGGCGGACTTTCATGCGGGCAGGATACGCGGCCGCGCCGCGCTTCCTTCTTCTCTCTTTTCTCCGGGCGGGTGGGAAGCGGGTGGTATGCTGGGCGCGCATATTTGCAGACCGGGAGGTGCCCTTTATCTCGCAGGAAATCTGGACGGAC encodes:
- the rny gene encoding ribonuclease Y — translated: MTMLYVILALALGLALGYFAWRSTGLKQQAERDDRLEREAQAEAQRIRAQAEDHARALRAEADQARQDAARHVRDAEKRLQDAADREQGLSEQTAQFAAARDQIAALRTQVEQDRAQAKQDAAAARESLAADRQATRREREDLGREIERLGRRAEQLDARSDKLDTLEERLEAGLRGVQAQEAEVQGRLKQADHRLYEIAALSPEAARDQILTRLDAELEEEKAIRVKAMTDRAAQEARRSARSIIAQAIQRSASETSAQLSVSVVPIPSDAMKGRLIGREGRNIRAFEALTGVDLIIDDTPEAVILSSFNPVRREVAKHVLDALVADGRIHPTRIEEMVHKAQEEMKTFIHGQGEEAAIESGVVGLKPGLVQLLGRMYFRSSYQQNVLKHSVQVAHLTGIMAGELGLDEALARRAGLLHDVGKSIDREIDGTHVEIGINLARRFGEGPAVIDAIAHHHDPENGETLYSVLVAAADAISASRPGARREELESYVRRLEQLEQIAVSFPGVQQAYAIQAGREVRVVVQPEKVTDAQATLLAREIAARVEQDMEYPGQVQVTVVRESRAVDIAR
- a CDS encoding response regulator transcription factor; protein product: MLAQILVVEDDPHLGPLLKEYLSADYQVYHAATLKDAQAWLGTHSAQLILLDLNLPDGDGLDLVQALRQYSSTPVLVLSARSGVQERVAGLNAGADDYLTKPFAMPELDARITALLRRTAAGTGVNLGNTSLSTSSLLLTVNDKNVNLTEHEARILELMMRTPERVFSRADIESHLYGWETPNSNSVEVRISQLRKKLESAGSDLRIRTIRNVGYVLQV
- a CDS encoding sensor histidine kinase, producing the protein MTPGAGLYSARVAWRHSLRFRLALVYTLATLVIVTVIGVGMVLYLLGQMDRQFQQRLNERAEVIAEGFKNPQTNLGKPAQPTSGYTAILDLSGNIQAVSPALQVANGPQLTRGQPFPYLNRRPLEIQGIPMRAAVRRAGDFGTVWVALSEEDVRAARTSALSALLLALAVTPLLMLLLGWWGGRRALAGLGQAADLADRIDPTRSLATLPLPRQEDEVHRLLAAINRLLVRIEAGQAREKQLLGQIVHELGAPLTVLRASLSRAGDRTGDPEVLRAALVADELTFTTQDLMQMARGQLEMKLAWHYIPARTLQGRLDRLVPGTTFEGDWEAGILCDPDRLTQALRNLLANARRAAGPQGSVTLTLAETPEEVRFTVRDTGPGLPTELGERIFDPFVSGSGSSGLGLSVSRQIAVMHGGSLSGSNPPGGGAQFVLTVPGAALGDEDDGGPGDDLEDDGPGDGPPPGPPHGRTPDDPLPEESREAASPTLRG
- the dprA gene encoding DNA-processing protein DprA — translated: MTRRAAPPAPELFPSPDPAELLALLTLRFTPQLGPRRTEALRRHFGTARAALGASLAERRAVPGLDARSLAAIGTPKPAEQAQAELEKAAGAGVRVLGRGLAGYPEALDALGDPPAVLWVRGEWPEFPAVPRALGVVGTRAVSPSARSLTRQISADLARAGVLVVSGLARGVDTEAHSAAVEAGGPSVAVLGSAVDHIYPSENVPLSRQLTLVSEYPLGTPPAQHHFPTRNRLIAALSAGSLIVEGELKSGSMITATHALDCGRTVFAVPGRAGDPRAAGPHRLLREGAVLTESAQDILDELGWGTAPAAPQLDLPPEQTRVLASLTRPTTLDDLQTQVRLPLPDLQTALVMLQLMGLVEEAGGRWARR